Genomic segment of Paenibacillus antri:
GACGATCTGAAAGCCTTGCTGCACGGCGGACGCTTTCGCGCGTTGCGCGTTGCCGCGGAACAGCTCCGGGAACAGCGCTCCGTAGTTCACCCAGAGCACCGTGGCGACCGCTTCGTAGAACACCAGCGCGATCAAGAACCACGCGAACAAGCCGTACCCCTGCAGCCCCTCCGGCACGCTGAACACCAGAATGAACGACAGCATGAACAGCGGAATCGCGCCTACGATCCATGGCCGCCTACGGCCGTATTTCGTGTCGGTTCGATCCGACCAATACCCGAACAACGGCTGATTCGCCGCGTCCCAGACGAGGAAGATCGTGCGAGCCAGCGTCGCCAGCCCGAGGCCCAGCCCCAGCTTCTCCACGTAATAATAGCTGTAGAACGAAGAGAACGCCTGGCTTGGAATCATCATCGCCAACATGCCCAGCGCATACATCGCCGGAGAATTTTTGCCCTTCCCGAACATGCCCTGCCGCCCCCGTTCGCTTATCGCTTCCTTTTCCTGTATATTCGCCGGCCGCTCTCTTTCTTCCTTCTATCGAAAAAGACGGCGAGCGTCGCCGCTCACCGTCCGTCCTTCGCATACGTTCTCCGCACGACGTCCAGCACGTCGAGCTTCTGCTTCGTCTTCTCGTGGATCAACCACCGATCCCGGACATGATCCACGAACAGGACGCCGTCCAGATGATCGATCTCGTGCTGCATGCAGCGGGCAACGTCCCCCTCGGCCTCCAACGTTACGCGTCGACCTTGCCGATCCAAGCTCTCGACCCGTACGTAGCTCGCCCGCTCCACCTGACCGAAAAATCCGGGGAACGACAGGCAAGCTTCGAATCCGATCTGCGAGCCTCGCCGCTCCGCGATCCGCGGGTCGATCAGCCCTTCCCCCATATCGAGCACGGCGAGCCGCCGATGGATGCCGATCTGCGGAGCGGCGAGGCCTGCCCGGCCTTCGTCCGCGTACAACGTGTCGGCCAGGTCTTCGAGCGTCTTCAGAATTCTTGGGGTAATCTCCCCGACCGGCTTCGCCTTCGCGCGCAACGCCGGGTCTCCGAACGGCAGTATCGTTCGTACGACCATGACTATGCCCCCTTGGAGCGACGGGGCGGCGTATGCACCCATAGTTCGCTCGGCGTGCAGTCGAGCGCCGTGCATAGAGCATCCAACGTATCGGCCTTCATCTGCTTCGGCTGCCCGTTCAGCAGCGCGCTGACCGATGGCGCGGACAGCCGGTAGCCGGCTCGCTCCTCCAATACGCGGGCCAGCTCGGCCCCCGACCAGATGCCTCGCTGCGCCATGACTTGCCGGAGCATCCATTCCAACATCGTCATCTCTCCCTCGCGAAAATTAGGTATCGCCTTATTTTATTAGCTATCACCTAATTTATCACTCGGCCACCTCGATGTCTATCCCATAGCGATAAACATACACCTTCGTCGCATAGACGTCTCGACAGACGACGACCCGCTCCGGCCTCCGTTCGGGTATCGCGAAGCCTACGCTGACGACGCGCGCCCCGGGGCGCAGCCCCCGCTTCCATACGCCGTCGAGGCGCGACATCGCCCCGGGGTACAAATAGCAGACGACGAGGTCGACCTCGTCGTAGGGGAAATCGTATAGGTCGCCCCGCCGGAACGTAACCCGCTCGCCGACGCCGGACAGGACGGCAAGCAGCTTCGACGCGAGCCACGGGACCGGCGAGTTTTCGACGCCGACGATCGTCCGGCCCGGATTGCGCCTTGCGATCGCCAGCGCCAGCGTGCCCCATCCCGCGCCCGCCTCCGCGATTCGGCCGGTCGGGCCGAGCCGCGCGACCTCCTCGGCGACGGCTCGCCGAACCGGCGCGGACGCGGGCATCGGCGAGATGCCGTTCTTCCAGCTCGCGATCACGATCGAGAGCGCGGCGGCCAGCGCGATCGCCGCGATCGCGTAGCTCATCTTGGCCCTCGCTTAAAATCGGAACCGCTCGTGGCCGCGGTCCTCGACGTGATCGATGCCTTCCAGCGCAAGCAGCCTCTTCTTGACCGCCAACCCGCCGCGGTAGCCGGTCAGCGTGCCGTTCGCCCCTACGACACGATGACAGGGCAGGATGACCGGCAGCGGATTCCGTCCGTTCGCCGCCCCGACCGCGCGCGTCGCCGTCGGGCGGCCGATTTCCTCCGCCAGCCGGCCGTACGTCCACACCTCGCCGTACGGAATGTTCGCGAGCGCCGCCCATACTTCCCGTTGGAACGGCGTGCCCATCAGATCCATCGGGATGTCCTCGAACCCGACGCGCTCGCCCGCGAAATACCGGCGCAGCCGATCCGCCGCGCCGAACGCCTCGAAGGGGCCACGATCGGCGCGAAGCTGCGCTCCCGGCCTCATCTTCTCCAGCCATGCCCGCGCCTCGCCCAATTGGTCTTCGTTATATAACAATCCGCATACGCCGCGCTCGCTCCCGAGCAGCGTCCAAGTCGCTTCCGCATCCGGCAGCGTATAGTGGTAAACCGTTCCCGCTTCCATCGTCACTCGCTCCTCGTTCTTCGTTCGTTCCGGTACGCCGTCGGCGTCATCCCCGCGCCGCGCGCGAACCAGACGGTGAAGTGCGACGCCGTCCCGAATCCGATCGACGCCGCGATGTCGGCGACGCTGTCGTCGGACCGCGCCAGCCGACGCTCGGCTTCTTCGCGCCGCAGCCGTTCCACCGTCTCCGCCGGGGAGACGCCCCTCACTCGCTTATACGTCCGTTGCAGATGGTACGGGCTTACCGCAAGCTCGTCGGCAAGCGCCGACAGCGTGACCTTATCCGCGTAGCGCCCGGCCAGGATGGCGTCCGCTTGGGCGGCCATCGCGGCGTCCGGCGACAGAACGCCGTT
This window contains:
- a CDS encoding methylated-DNA--[protein]-cysteine S-methyltransferase; its protein translation is MEAGTVYHYTLPDAEATWTLLGSERGVCGLLYNEDQLGEARAWLEKMRPGAQLRADRGPFEAFGAADRLRRYFAGERVGFEDIPMDLMGTPFQREVWAALANIPYGEVWTYGRLAEEIGRPTATRAVGAANGRNPLPVILPCHRVVGANGTLTGYRGGLAVKKRLLALEGIDHVEDRGHERFRF
- a CDS encoding helix-turn-helix domain-containing protein; translation: MLEWMLRQVMAQRGIWSGAELARVLEERAGYRLSAPSVSALLNGQPKQMKADTLDALCTALDCTPSELWVHTPPRRSKGA
- a CDS encoding Ada metal-binding domain-containing protein, which translates into the protein MERELFERIYATVARRESTYDGVYYTGVRTTKIVCRPSCRAKTPKPENVTFYPSLEAALAAGFRPCKRCKPDENGVLSPDAAMAAQADAILAGRYADKVTLSALADELAVSPYHLQRTYKRVRGVSPAETVERLRREEAERRLARSDDSVADIAASIGFGTASHFTVWFARGAGMTPTAYRNERRTRSE
- the def gene encoding peptide deformylase, with product MVVRTILPFGDPALRAKAKPVGEITPRILKTLEDLADTLYADEGRAGLAAPQIGIHRRLAVLDMGEGLIDPRIAERRGSQIGFEACLSFPGFFGQVERASYVRVESLDRQGRRVTLEAEGDVARCMQHEIDHLDGVLFVDHVRDRWLIHEKTKQKLDVLDVVRRTYAKDGR
- a CDS encoding SAM-dependent methyltransferase; the protein is MSYAIAAIALAAALSIVIASWKNGISPMPASAPVRRAVAEEVARLGPTGRIAEAGAGWGTLALAIARRNPGRTIVGVENSPVPWLASKLLAVLSGVGERVTFRRGDLYDFPYDEVDLVVCYLYPGAMSRLDGVWKRGLRPGARVVSVGFAIPERRPERVVVCRDVYATKVYVYRYGIDIEVAE